Part of the Lucilia cuprina isolate Lc7/37 unplaced genomic scaffold, ASM2204524v1 Scaffold_2312, whole genome shotgun sequence genome, tacaaaaactaCCACCACTAAAACTACGACAACGAAAACAACCACAACGCCgaccacaacaacaacgacatgCACCACTACAACAACTAATTgttcaacaacaactacaacttgCACAACCACaaacccaacaacaacaaaaactaccaccaccaaaacaacaacaacaaagaccaCTACAACACCAaccacaacaactactacaTGTACTACAACTACCACAACTTGCACTActacaaaatcaacaacaaaacctACCACCACTAAAACTACAAAGACAACAGCAACACCAaccacaacaactactacaTGCACTACAACAACCACTACTTGCTCAACAACTACCACAACTTGCACTACCGCAAAACCTACAACCACTAAAACTACAACTACAAAGACCACTACAACACCaactacaacaactactacatgCACTACTACAACCACTACTTGTTCAACAACCACCACAACTTGCACTActacaaaaccaacaacaacaaaacctaCCACCACTAAAACTACAAAGACCACTACAAcaccaaccacaacaacaactacatgtACTACAACAACGAGTACTTGttcaacaacaaccacaacttGCACTACTTCtacactaacaacaacaaaaactaccaCCACTAAAACTACAAAGACAACTACAAcaccaaccacaacaacaactacatgtACTACAACAACGAGTACTTGttcaacaacaaccacaacttGCACTACTTCtacactaacaacaacaaaaactaccaCCACTAAAACTACAACTACAAAGACCACTACAAcaccaaccacaacaacaactacatgtACTACAACAACGAGTACTTGttcaacaacaaccacaacttACACTACTTCtacactaacaacaacaaaaactaccaCCACTAAAACTACAACTACAAAGACAACTACAACacaaaccacaacaacaactacatgtACTACAACAACGAGTACTTGttcaacaacaaccacaacttGCACTACTTCtacactaacaacaacaaaacctaCCACCACTAAAActacaactacaaaaacaactacaacaccaaccacaacaactactacatgtactacaacaacaactacatgtTCATCAACGACCACAACTTGTTCAACAACCACCACAACTTGCACtactacaaaacaaacaacaacaaaacctaCCACcactaaaactacaaaaacaactacaacaccaaccacaacaactactacaTGTACTACAACAACTACTTGTTCAACAACCACCACAACTTGCACtactacaaaacaaacaacaaaaaaacctacCACAACTAAAACTACAACTACAAAGACCACTACAACACCAaccacaacaactactacaTGCACTACAACAACGACTACTTGttcaacaacaaccacaacatgTACTACTactacaccaacaacaacaaaaactaccaCCACTAAAACTACAACTACAAAGACAACTACAACACCAaccacaacaactactacatgtaccacaacaacaactacttgttcaacaaccacaacaacttGCACTACTACtacactaacaacaacaaaacctaCGACTACAAAAACAACCACtactaaaactacaacaacaactactacttgCTTAACAACTACTACTTCCTCAACCACAACCACAACTTGCTCAACTACCACAGCTCCCTGTAATGGAGCAACAACGACTACACCGCCCTGCCCTCTTACCAATCAAGCTGCACAAAGTCAACCCGAACCAGCAAAACAACCCAACAACAATTTCGATTTGTATTTGCGTTTCG contains:
- the LOC111688584 gene encoding mucin-2-like produces the protein MKTLFVLSCILLALAATTTQAAKLDTNLYAKYLCRSKQNGFKALVPGSCSQYYECQNGESQLRTCPRFFDSVNQMCVTKDTGCMETLENEVNVPAGCSGPCCGVSSGYALDPINQQVYYECKDNCVASKNYCEGDLMFNLQTKKCSAAESCGEVTTPKPPCTTTTKAPCTATEKPIIPTFTTPTTTTTTCTTTKTTTTKTTTTPTTTTTTCTTTTTNCSTTTTTCTTTNPTTTKTTTTKTTTTKTTTTPTTTTTTCTTTTTTCTTTKSTTKPTTTKTTKTTATPTTTTTTCTTTTTTCSTTTTTCTTAKPTTTKTTTTKTTTTPTTTTTTCTTTTTTCSTTTTTCTTTKPTTTKPTTTKTTKTTTTPTTTTTTCTTTTSTCSTTTTTCTTSTLTTTKTTTTKTTKTTTTPTTTTTTCTTTTSTCSTTTTTCTTSTLTTTKTTTTKTTTTKTTTTPTTTTTTCTTTTSTCSTTTTTYTTSTLTTTKTTTTKTTTTKTTTTQTTTTTTCTTTTSTCSTTTTTCTTSTLTTTKPTTTKTTTTKTTTTPTTTTTTCTTTTTTCSSTTTTCSTTTTTCTTTKQTTTKPTTTKTTKTTTTPTTTTTTCTTTTTCSTTTTTCTTTKQTTKKPTTTKTTTTKTTTTPTTTTTTCTTTTTTCSTTTTTCTTTTPTTTKTTTTKTTTTKTTTTPTTTTTTCTTTTTTCSTTTTTCTTTTLTTTKPTTTKTTTTKTTTTTTTCLTTTTSSTTTTTCSTTTAPCNGATTTTPPCPLTNQAAQSQPEPAKQPNNNFDLYLRFVCRNKPDGFKFVSLTKCNDFFVCNKGVAMLLTCGDNYFNPLKGVCDLPENTNCVLSQFIA